The Trichomycterus rosablanca isolate fTriRos1 chromosome 15, fTriRos1.hap1, whole genome shotgun sequence genome contains a region encoding:
- the dpy30 gene encoding protein dpy-30 homolog produces the protein MADDHTDADQNMEGHTPVAENPHSEYGLTENVQRIAEGERASADKVPKQKVDLQTLQTLPTRAYLDQTVVPILLQGLSVLAKERPPNPIEFLATFLLKNKSQFEDRG, from the exons ATCACACAGATGCCGATCAGAACATGGAAGGACACACCCCG GTGGCGGAGAATCCTCATTCCGAGTACGGCCTCACGGAGAACGTCCAG AGAATAGCGGAGGGCGAGAGGGCGAGCGCCGACAAGGTGCCCAAACAGAAGGTGGATCTTCAGACCCTACAGACTCTCCCCACGCGGGCGTACCTGGATCAGACGGTGGTGCCGATCCTACTCCAGGGGCTGTCCGTGCTCGCCAAGGAACG GCCCCCGAATCCGATCGAGTTCTTAGCCACGTTCCTCCTGAAGAACAAGTCGCAGTTCGAGGACCGGGGTTGA